Genomic segment of Psychrobacter sanguinis:
CCCAAGATAACCTTCATAAACTAGATAAATTCAGGTAATGTGGTTATAGTGATTAGCAAGTGTTAAGGGCAAGTGTTATTACACTACAATTTAAGTCAATCTGAATTGACCTTTTGGAAGATTGTAAGACTGGCTTTAGAAACAAACATTTACAACAAATTAAACTATATATTGAGGTTATTGCTAACTTAGTCTTGACCTCGTATTAGAAAGTGAATTAAATAAAAACTTCTTTAGTTTTAAACATAAACAAAATAATAGAAGCATTTATTTCACCTCACCCATCCTCAATCAAGGAGACAATTGATGTCAACTTATAAATCAGCTATTGACCATATCCGTGAAATTAAAGCAAAACATGGCAACTGGCAGAATATCAGCGAAACTGATGCTGCACGTATGATGGTTCAAAACCGTTTTAAAACTGGTCTTGATATCGCTAAATATACTGCTGCTATTATGCGTAAAGATATGGCAGAGTATGATGCAGACACTTCTAAGTACACTCAGTCTCTAGGTGCATGGCATGGTTTCGTTGCACAACAAACTATGTACGCTAAGAAAAAGTACTTCGGTACTACTGCTAAAACTTACATCTACCTATCAGGTTGGATGGTAGCAGCACTTCGTTCAGAGCTTGGTCCATTACCTGACCAATCAATGCACGAAAAAACAACTGTACCTCAATTGATTGAAGAGATCTATACGTTCTTACGTCAAGCTGATGCTAAAGTATTAAACGACTACTTCCGTGAGCTAAATGCTGCTAAAGAAGCTGGTCAAGATACTACTGAAATCGAAGAAAAAATCAATAACTTTGATTCACACGTTGTACCAATTATTGCTGATATCGACGCAGGTTTCGGTAACGAAGAAGCGACTTACCTTTTAACTAAAGCAATGATTGAAGCCGGTGCTTGTGCTATCCAAGTTGAAAACCAAGTATCAGACGCTAAACAGTGTGGTCACCAAGCTGGTAAAGTAACTGTACCGCATGAAGACTTCATCTCTAAGCTAAACGCTATTCGTTATGCTTTCCTAGAGCTTGGTGTTGACGACGGTGTTATCGTTGCTCGTACTGACTCTGAAGGTGCATCATTAACTCAGAAGATCCCAGTATCTGAAGAGCCCGGTGATTTAGCTTCTCAATACATTGACTTCATCGACGTTGAAGAAATCGATATCGCTGATGCTAAAGAAAACGACGTGCTATTGAAGCGTGACGGTAAACTAGTTCGCCCAGTTCGTCTAGCTAACGGTCTATATCAATTCCGCGAAGAAACTAACATTGACCGTGTTGTACTTGACTGTGTAACTGCTCTAGAAAACGGTGCTGATCTACTATGGATCGAAACACCTACTCCAGATGTTGAACACATCAAAATGATGGTTGATCGTATTAAAGAGAAGCAACCAAAAGCTAAGCTTGTATACAACAACAGCCCATCATTCAACTGGACTCTAAACTTCCGTAAGCAAATTATCGCTAAGTGGGAAGAAGAAGGTAAAGATGTATCAGCATACGATAAGAACAACTTAATGAGTGCTGATTATGATGGTACTGATTTAGACGCTGCTGCTGACGAAGCTGCTCGTAACTTCCAACGTGATGCGTCACGTGAAGCGGGTGTATTCCATCACTTAATCACTCTACCTACTTACCACACTACAGCACTTAGCGTTCACGAACTTGCTAAAGGCTACTTTGGTGAAGATGGTATGCTTGCTTATGCTGCTGGCGTACAACGTAAAGAAATCCGTGAAGGTATCTCTTGCGTTAAGCACCAAGCAATGGCTGGTTCAGACTTAGGTGATGATCACAAAGAAATTTTCTCTGGTGATATGGCACTTAAAGCTGGTGGCGAGAAAAACACAATGAACCAGTTCTAAGACCTCTTTATAAAAGAAGCTTAGTACTATCATTAAAAAAACGCTCTAACTTCGGTTAGGGCGTTTTTTTGTGTCTTTAAAATAACTGTTTATGTTCTACTCTTGCTTTGAGCACCTGTGTCATAAATATGCAACTCTAATAAGCTTGTCTTTATTAGACACATATCTTAGGATATGGGATATAGTTGAAGTTAAAATATTCTTAATTTCTTCTCTTTATAAATTTAAATAATTACAAATACTTAGACCTAATTTTCATAGATTATTGAAGGACCGTCATGCAAGAAATAGAATTAAAGTTTTTGGTGCCAGAATATAAAGTTGATTCATTAATGCGCCAAGCTAAAATCAAGTCCTCTAACACCACTCAATTGGCTGCCCACTATTACGATACGGTAGACAATACCTTAGCCCAAGCAGGTATGGCACTTAGAATCCGTAAAGAAGGCGATACTTGGGTACAAACCCTTAAGTCGAATGGCGATGGTATGGCCTCCCGTGGGGAACAAAACGATATTCTTGATGATTCACAAGTCACTGAAGCTTTAGAAGCTGACAGCTTATACCCTGACCTCTCTGTATATGAAAAGTTAGGTGTTGAGCAAATGGTTTTAAACTCAAGTCAAGAAGAAGTCTCTGATAAGTTAAATTGTCTTTATATTACCGATGTCGAACGCACCACCCGTATGATTAAAGGCAGTAATGGTGTGATAGAAATGGCCTATGACGAAGGCACTGTTATTCATGGTGAGAATGCAGAAATCAGTCAGCCCATTTTAGAAGTTGAATTTGAATTGTTAGAGGGAGAGGTATCCTTTCTATTCGAAGTGGCTAAAACTTGGTGTAAACGATATAACCTATGCCTATCTACTGTGACCAAAGCCGAGCGCGGTGGTCTATTATTAGCAGGCAAACAGCATGCTGAAGCTACTAAGGCCAATTTAAAGCAATTAGATTTTGACAAAAAGGTGAGTCAGCCTGAGTTTATAAGAGCGGTGATTCACAATTGCATGATTCAGATTCTACCCAATGCTAGTGCTATTGCGGCTGGTAGTACGGATGGCGATCATGTGCATCAGCTTCGAGTCGGTATTAGAAGATTGCGTACGGCCTTAAAATTCTTTGATGGTTTTTCTTCTCAGTTAAATCCTGAATGGACTCCTATTCTAAAGCAAACTTTTGGTTTATTAGGCGATTATCGAGATCATGAGCTCCTAGAAGTGAAGACTCAACCCATGTTAGAAACCAAAGGCGGTCCTTATGTTGACTGGTCTGAAGAGCGTGATGCGATTAAAATAAAACCTATTGATGCGATTAGAGCGCCAGATTTTCAGATAACTTTACTAGAGCTGATGGAATATACCATGAGTTCTGCTAAAAAAGACAAACCTAAGCAAAAAGGTTCTGCTAAGCAAGAAACTGCCAAAATAATGGAGTCGTTATATAAGAAAATCAGTAAAGCGAGTGATCAGTTTGCCTCATTGGATATAGAGGCACAACATGACGTTAGAAAGCGTTTAAAAAGCTTAAGATACATTAGTGAGTTTGTTAGTCCGATTTATAAAAACAAAAAAACCAAAGCTTTCTTAAAGTATTTAGAGCCGGCACAAGAGGTGTTAGGTGATTATAATGACGACATCGTGGGTCAAGCATTTTATAGACAAAAAACAGAAACTGATCCTAATGCTTGGTTTGCTGTTGGCTATTTTACCGCCCAAGAAAGTCATGCTGCTTTAGTATGTGCTGAGAGTCTTAAAGTGATAAAGGATGCCCCTAAATTTTGGTAGTTGAGCTGCTCTTAAAGCTGTCACTTAGTTTGGTTTTATAGAAAGTTGGATTTTATAGACACTTAAACTATTGTATACATTAAAAAGCATCTTCTTAGCTCGATTACGCAGAAGATGCTTTTTTTTGGTCAGTGAAAAATGCAGTGGTTTAAAATATAGCTGTTAACCTGTCACAATCTCAACAGGCACGCCTTCACCAACCTGATCAAATAGCCATAGCAAATCTTCATTACGCATACGCACACAGCCATGCGAAAGCGGTATACCCATAGGTTCTGAGTCCGGCGTACCATGAATATAAATATAGCGCTGATAAGTATCACAGCAGCCCGCTTTATTCTCTCCTTTATTCAAACCCAATTCACAACCTGTTAACCACATAATACGGGTTAAAATCCAATCTCGATCGGGATATTCTAACCCAAGCTGCTCATCATAAATCTCACCCGTAGGCTGTCTGGCCACAAATACACTATTGATAGGCTTACCTGCTCCTATTTTTTCAGCAATACAGTGCTTACCCAAAGGCGTACAGCCACTGCCTTCTTGACTACCTATACCATTTTTTGCAGTGGAAATACTAAAGCTATAGTTAGTCATATTGCCTTCTTCGTCAGGAACAAACAACGTTAGCGTCTGTTCAGCGATATTTACAATAATCTTAGGCGTGATTTTCTCAATTATTTTTAATTCGGTCATAGCATTTCAGCCTTAATTCTAATTATTACCATTTACATTAAATATTAATCAAGAGAGCTAACTGTGATGAAAGGTTGTAACCAAAGTGAATCACCCTTATGATAAACACAAATAATTCATTGTAGTAGGTCTTATGACAGCTCTTTTACCCACCCGCGTGTCAGTATATGATTTCCTATTTGAAGATACGTTACCTATCGATGCCTTGTTTGCAGATATCGGCAATATTTCAATTCCTCAAGCCCGCTTATTAATCCAAAATGGCACACAAGCTATTACCAGTGCGCTTATGGCCTATAATCAAAAGCAAGGGCCTGAAGCCATACTGAAAAAATTATTAACGCGCAGTCTTGTCAAAGAATTACGCAAATATAATGCCTTTAATTTCAAGACCATGTACACTGCTTATCAAAATGGTCACTCTATTAATGAGGCTTTATTTCGCTCAACTGAGGTGCAAAAACAGGTTTGTCAGAAACTTGCTCAGCAGGCGAATTTAAATTCCAGCCAAGTCCGCGATTTGTTAGGTGCTCTAAGCTTATTATGCTTAAGGGAAATTGCCATCTTAACAGATTATGCTCAGTTAAATGAGCAAGAAATAAATGACTGGTTTGCATTGCAACCTCAGTTCTTTCAGCTTAAACGAGACATACCAGACGCTCAAGCTTTACAAAGCAACGGGGTTACAATGACTAGCTTAGCGCCTAGCTTTGATCCCTCTTGGCATCAAATTACAGGTTATCAGCTTCCTACTATCGCTACCGCCTATAACTCACAACAGATGCCGCACTATGCTAGAGTGATTGGAAGAACGTCAAATAATACTTCTACAAGCAATAACTCTAAAAATAATAGCATTGCTGCTAATGGTCCGCTCATTGTTGATAACTCTAATAACAGTGATGTGCTAACTTTTGATTCAATGGCCAACATTACTCTGCCTTATCAACGCTGGCTCTTACAGCTGGCTAAAATTTCTGATATTTATCTCAGCCGCAGACGTTTAAAGGTTGCTCCAGAGCCGATACAACCTCCTTCAAGACCTTTCGTTAACTTTGGGTTCTTAGATATTGAAAGTGGTAGAGATAGCGATACACAAGCTGGAGAGCACCAATCGGTTAAGACTCCAACCCCATTGTGGAAAAATCCCGTATTGATTTTACTGGTAATCGTCATTGGTGGCTTAACTCTCTTGGCCGTGGGTAAATATCAATACAAGAAATCACAAACGATACAACCCACAGTGCATCAAGGAAAAATTCAAGTCTAAAAATAGACTGATGTTATAAAAGTCACTATTTTTTTAGTAAAATGAGTCTTTAGTGAGGTGGCTAATTACGCTGCTTTTACTGCTTATTTATCACTTCTTCTTTATGCTCAAAAAAAGGTGCAAACTCTAAGAGCTTGCACCTAGTAGTCCATATAAACACCAGACTTATAAAGCAGACAATTCACATTTAAAGCTGATCAATGGCCATTTGGGTCAAAACACGACCTCGCGCTGTTCTTAACACATAACCTTGTTGAATCAGATAAGGCTCAATAACATCCTCTAAAGTGCCTCTGTCTTCTGCCATAGCTGCCGCTATAGCTTCTACGCCTGCAGGCCCACCATCAAATCTAGCATGTACCATCTCGATATAACGTCTGTCTAAATGGTCCAACCCTCTTCTATCTACGGCCAGCATATCCAAAGCACTGTCCGCAATATCTCCTGTGACCTTGCCATTAGATTTTACTTCAGCATAATCACGGACACGGCGTAATAAACGGTTCGCAATACGCGGTGTGCCTCGAGAGCGTCTTGCCACTTCAACTGCGCCTTCCGCTGTCATTTCTACATTCATTAATCGTGCAGAACGACTGACAATAGTGGTTAAGTCCTCGATATTATAAAACTCTAAACGCTGAACAATACCAAATCTATCTCGTAAAGGAGAGGTCAACAGTCCTGCTCGTGTGGTAGCGGCGACTAAGGTAAAGCGAGGTAAGTCTAATTTAATAGAACGTGCAGCGGGACCTTCACCAATCATAATATCAAGTTGAAAGTCTTCCATAGCCGGATATAAAATTTCTTCAATAACCGGGCTTAAGCGATGAATCTCATCGATAAATAATACATCACCTTCTTCAAGGTTGGTTAGCATAGCTGCCAAATCACCTGCTCGCTCCAATACTGGACCTGAAGTCGAGCGTAAATTACCACCCATTTCTTTAGCAATAATATTGGCCAAAGTTGTTTTACCAAGCCCTGGAGGACCGAATATTAGAGTATGGTCTAATGCTTCATCTCTCCGTCGAGCAGCCTCAATGAATACTTCCATTTGTTCACGTACCACAGGCTGACCAATATACTCAGCCAGTGTTCCGGGACGAATGTTACTGTCTACCGTATCGTCTTGACGCTCTAAAGGATTAATCAGTCTATTTTCCATAATCTATTACAAATAACCTTATGCTTATTAAAAAACTTGATAAAAAAAGAGGGAAATAAAGATTTTATATCACTATAAAATTGCAAATGAAGCAAAAATAGACACGCAAAAAAATTACGCTAAAGCAGTGATTTATGATATTCATTATATATCATAACCACTACTTTAGCGTAAGCCTAAAAAGTTAGGAAATATTTTAGGTTTTTAATTAAGCTGCTGCATGGAAGTGTTTTTTAAGAACTTCAAGACAACGGGTAATTTTTGCAGGTTGCTGTTCACGATCTAAAGTCACTGCATATAAAACGAAATGCGGTAATGAGTATTCAGGAATAACTTCTACTAGCTCACCAGAAGCCAATTCTTTCTGAACATCAAGTGACATAACACGTACTAAACCATGACCTTCTTTGGCCAAAGTCGTTGCTAAGAACACATTATTAGTCTGAATTCTAGAAGGTACTTTAACGCGGTTCTTTTTACCAGTTTCGATACTGTTAAAATCTAACGTATTTGGATCTTTCATCAAATCGATACTAATTAGCTGATGACTCACCAAATCTTTAGGCTTGGTTATCTTCTCATGCTGTCTTAAGTAATGTGGTGATGCTACCAACATTTGTTTTACTTCAGCAAGTGGATAAGTCGCTACTGAACTGTCTTTAATCTGTGGGCTCATACGAATAGCAATATCAGCACGCTCATCAATCATATCAATGTAATGATTGTCAGCTAAGAAATGAATGCTTAAATCATCATGAGCAGACATCCAAGTTGATAATGCAGGAAGGATATGATTGACCCCTAATTCAGGAGTAGTCGCAATTCTTAAACTGCCCGCTAACTCATCACGCAGTTGATTAACTTTGATACGTCCTTGATCTGCTGCAGTCACAACATCCTTCGCAGACTCATAGAAGCTAGCACCCGCTTCCGTTAAACTTAGCTTCCTAGTAGATCTGTGCAACAATACTACGCCTAGATCTTTTTCTAGTGACCTGATTTGTTGGCTTACAGCACTTGTGGTAATACCCAACTGTCGCGCTGCACCACTAAACGAACCATGGCCGACAACACTGGCGAATACCGCCATACCTCTTAAATTGTCTAACATCATTCTTAACACCTAACATATAAAGTAAGTGGTATAGTATAACTTATTTAAACAGACAATTGTTGAGAAATTACGGACAAATGTTAAGTTTTTTCATTTTTTAAGTTTACTTTTTGTTAAAGCAAATTGTAGAAACTTTGCAGAACTTATAAACAATAGAAAAATGACTATTCTGTATCATCTAAAAGTCTCAAATGAGTAATTTCCCCTTTAGAATCATGGATTAACCTTTGCATAACAGGACTTTGAATAATCAGTTCCTTTGCAGAATCCTTGGCTTTAACTTCCCGTAATTTCTGTCTATTCTGTGGTAGTAAATCTTCATAGTTCGAAGCCAATAAAGTATCAACTTCAATCGATACTTCTGCCCCAAATTGGTCACCCAAATGATTGGCCAAATGATTGAAAATACTATGCATATTCTTAGTATCGAAGGCAACCTTGAATACACTTTTACCAGAAATTTGACCGGTCATTACTCCTTGTCTTGCCATAGCCAGTTGATCGTAAGCCAACGCGCCAGACTCCCTCGCAGTTTGTAACCAATAATCCCATTTTTCAGGAGTCCATTCACCTATCAACTCTACTGGAGCACACTTTAATAATGAGCGTGGATCCTCTGCTGAAAATTTAGATATTTTTTCATTCTCAGCAGGGTGATTCAGAGTCGAGGTAGATATTGACTGATCTTGATTAACATTGGTCTCGTTTAATTCTATTGACGCTTGCTGTTCAGAAATTATACCGCTCGATTTCGCATCCTCTGACAGGATAGTGTCAGCCTTACCATGCGAAACAGAGGATTTTAATCCACTTTTAGTTTCAAATAAAGTATTTAATTCAAAATTAGAATGACTATCACTATTATTATTTTCCGTTTTTATAGAATCTTTATCATGAATGGTATTAACTTCTGCTTCAATGATAGTTTCTGGCTGAGCATTAGTATCTGGTGCAGTAATAGACTGACGTTCAGAATCAGCTTGTGACGGAGTACTTATTTCTGGTTGAGCATGCGTCTCTGATTCAGGATTAATCTGAACATCAGATGTGAAATCAGGTAGTGCATAATCGAAACCATTGTCACTATCTTCTATGACTGAATCATTTTGCTCAATAATACTTTCAACTGGTTGTTGATCAAAAATCAAAGTATGGGACTGATTAGAATCTTCTACTGTCTCAATAAGATCGGTATCTTCTATAACATCATCTTGTAAATGAAAGTTTTCAGCTTCAGACTCAGGCTCATTTACCGATTGCAATTCGGCTTCCGTTTCACTTTCAGCTTTATTTTCAGTGTCGTTCCCCAATCCAGATTGAGGTTCAATTTCAGAACTAGAATTTTCCGATTGTGGCTGAAGATCTGATTGTGGCTGAGGAATAGAAACGGTATTGTCCGGCTGAGCTTGAATAGGCATTGGCACTTCATTTATTGCCAAAGGTCTAAACGCCAATAAGCGTAACAAACACATTTCAAGTGCCTGCAAGGGAATATTGGCCAGTTTAATCTGCTCACGACCTTGGATAACAATCTGATAGTACAGTTGTAAAACATCAGGCCCAATAATACTTGCCAAACGTTTAATTTGATTCGCTTGCTTATCGTTAACATTTAAAGCGACATTTGGCAATAATTGCAGCATCGCTATCTGATGCAATAATTCTGCTAGCCCATCAAACATGCTGCCTGCATCTACCATTTGAGCACGCATTTGTTCAATATGAGCAGAGACCGCTTCAGTATTACCTTGATAAATATCCAATAACAAGCTAACCAAGTCTGCACTATCAATCAGACCCAGCATGTCATTAACCGTTTCATCGGTCAGTGCACCTTCACCAAAAGCAATGGCCTGATCGGTCAACGATAAAGCATCACGGAGAGAACCTTTGGCAGCATTGGCCAATTGCCAAAGTGCAGGTTGAGTATAATTAACCCCTTCAAGGGTTAATAAATTTGCGAGATGATCACTGATCGCTTGTTGAGGCAAAGGTCGTAATACAAACTGCAGACAACGACTAATGATAGTAATCGGTAGTTTTTGAGGATCAGTAGTGGCCAGTAAAAATTTAACGTGCGCTGGTGGCT
This window contains:
- the dnaX gene encoding DNA polymerase III subunit gamma/tau, which codes for MSQQYQVLARKYRPKNFHELVGQSHVSKALINAIDHNRLHHAYLFTGTRGVGKTTIARILSKCLNCETGVTSTPCGVCSSCVAIDQGRYIDLIEIDAASRTKVEDTRELIDNVAYAPTQGRYKVYLIDEVHMLSTHSFNALLKTLEEPPAHVKFLLATTDPQKLPITIISRCLQFVLRPLPQQAISDHLANLLTLEGVNYTQPALWQLANAAKGSLRDALSLTDQAIAFGEGALTDETVNDMLGLIDSADLVSLLLDIYQGNTEAVSAHIEQMRAQMVDAGSMFDGLAELLHQIAMLQLLPNVALNVNDKQANQIKRLASIIGPDVLQLYYQIVIQGREQIKLANIPLQALEMCLLRLLAFRPLAINEVPMPIQAQPDNTVSIPQPQSDLQPQSENSSSEIEPQSGLGNDTENKAESETEAELQSVNEPESEAENFHLQDDVIEDTDLIETVEDSNQSHTLIFDQQPVESIIEQNDSVIEDSDNGFDYALPDFTSDVQINPESETHAQPEISTPSQADSERQSITAPDTNAQPETIIEAEVNTIHDKDSIKTENNNSDSHSNFELNTLFETKSGLKSSVSHGKADTILSEDAKSSGIISEQQASIELNETNVNQDQSISTSTLNHPAENEKISKFSAEDPRSLLKCAPVELIGEWTPEKWDYWLQTARESGALAYDQLAMARQGVMTGQISGKSVFKVAFDTKNMHSIFNHLANHLGDQFGAEVSIEVDTLLASNYEDLLPQNRQKLREVKAKDSAKELIIQSPVMQRLIHDSKGEITHLRLLDDTE
- a CDS encoding LysR family transcriptional regulator, which produces MLDNLRGMAVFASVVGHGSFSGAARQLGITTSAVSQQIRSLEKDLGVVLLHRSTRKLSLTEAGASFYESAKDVVTAADQGRIKVNQLRDELAGSLRIATTPELGVNHILPALSTWMSAHDDLSIHFLADNHYIDMIDERADIAIRMSPQIKDSSVATYPLAEVKQMLVASPHYLRQHEKITKPKDLVSHQLISIDLMKDPNTLDFNSIETGKKNRVKVPSRIQTNNVFLATTLAKEGHGLVRVMSLDVQKELASGELVEVIPEYSLPHFVLYAVTLDREQQPAKITRCLEVLKKHFHAAA
- a CDS encoding CYTH and CHAD domain-containing protein, yielding MQEIELKFLVPEYKVDSLMRQAKIKSSNTTQLAAHYYDTVDNTLAQAGMALRIRKEGDTWVQTLKSNGDGMASRGEQNDILDDSQVTEALEADSLYPDLSVYEKLGVEQMVLNSSQEEVSDKLNCLYITDVERTTRMIKGSNGVIEMAYDEGTVIHGENAEISQPILEVEFELLEGEVSFLFEVAKTWCKRYNLCLSTVTKAERGGLLLAGKQHAEATKANLKQLDFDKKVSQPEFIRAVIHNCMIQILPNASAIAAGSTDGDHVHQLRVGIRRLRTALKFFDGFSSQLNPEWTPILKQTFGLLGDYRDHELLEVKTQPMLETKGGPYVDWSEERDAIKIKPIDAIRAPDFQITLLELMEYTMSSAKKDKPKQKGSAKQETAKIMESLYKKISKASDQFASLDIEAQHDVRKRLKSLRYISEFVSPIYKNKKTKAFLKYLEPAQEVLGDYNDDIVGQAFYRQKTETDPNAWFAVGYFTAQESHAALVCAESLKVIKDAPKFW
- the ruvB gene encoding Holliday junction branch migration DNA helicase RuvB, which codes for MENRLINPLERQDDTVDSNIRPGTLAEYIGQPVVREQMEVFIEAARRRDEALDHTLIFGPPGLGKTTLANIIAKEMGGNLRSTSGPVLERAGDLAAMLTNLEEGDVLFIDEIHRLSPVIEEILYPAMEDFQLDIMIGEGPAARSIKLDLPRFTLVAATTRAGLLTSPLRDRFGIVQRLEFYNIEDLTTIVSRSARLMNVEMTAEGAVEVARRSRGTPRIANRLLRRVRDYAEVKSNGKVTGDIADSALDMLAVDRRGLDHLDRRYIEMVHARFDGGPAGVEAIAAAMAEDRGTLEDVIEPYLIQQGYVLRTARGRVLTQMAIDQL
- a CDS encoding isocitrate lyase translates to MSTYKSAIDHIREIKAKHGNWQNISETDAARMMVQNRFKTGLDIAKYTAAIMRKDMAEYDADTSKYTQSLGAWHGFVAQQTMYAKKKYFGTTAKTYIYLSGWMVAALRSELGPLPDQSMHEKTTVPQLIEEIYTFLRQADAKVLNDYFRELNAAKEAGQDTTEIEEKINNFDSHVVPIIADIDAGFGNEEATYLLTKAMIEAGACAIQVENQVSDAKQCGHQAGKVTVPHEDFISKLNAIRYAFLELGVDDGVIVARTDSEGASLTQKIPVSEEPGDLASQYIDFIDVEEIDIADAKENDVLLKRDGKLVRPVRLANGLYQFREETNIDRVVLDCVTALENGADLLWIETPTPDVEHIKMMVDRIKEKQPKAKLVYNNSPSFNWTLNFRKQIIAKWEEEGKDVSAYDKNNLMSADYDGTDLDAAADEAARNFQRDASREAGVFHHLITLPTYHTTALSVHELAKGYFGEDGMLAYAAGVQRKEIREGISCVKHQAMAGSDLGDDHKEIFSGDMALKAGGEKNTMNQF
- a CDS encoding L,D-transpeptidase, with the translated sequence MTELKIIEKITPKIIVNIAEQTLTLFVPDEEGNMTNYSFSISTAKNGIGSQEGSGCTPLGKHCIAEKIGAGKPINSVFVARQPTGEIYDEQLGLEYPDRDWILTRIMWLTGCELGLNKGENKAGCCDTYQRYIYIHGTPDSEPMGIPLSHGCVRMRNEDLLWLFDQVGEGVPVEIVTG